A stretch of Pseudomonas sp. CCC3.1 DNA encodes these proteins:
- a CDS encoding chemotaxis response regulator CheY, whose translation MKILIVDDFSTMRRIIKNLLRDLGFTNTVEADDGTTALPILNLGHIDFLVTDWNMPGMTGIELLRHVRADEKLKHLPVLMVTAEAKREQIIEAAQAGVNGYVVKPFTAIALKDKIEKIFERIG comes from the coding sequence ATGAAAATCCTCATCGTTGATGACTTTTCAACGATGAGGCGGATCATTAAAAACCTGTTGCGTGACCTCGGGTTCACCAACACGGTCGAGGCGGATGACGGCACGACTGCGCTTCCGATCCTCAATCTGGGTCACATCGACTTTTTGGTGACGGACTGGAACATGCCTGGCATGACCGGTATCGAACTGCTGCGCCATGTGCGAGCGGACGAAAAACTCAAGCATTTGCCCGTGCTGATGGTGACTGCCGAAGCCAAGCGTGAGCAGATCATTGAAGCCGCCCAAGCCGGCGTGAACGGCTATGTGGTCAAGCCGTTCACCGCTATCGCACTCAAAGACAAGATCGAAAAGATCTTCGAACGCATCGGTTGA
- a CDS encoding protein phosphatase CheZ, with translation MEQKDSTTGEFESTLKKHAHELVESLEKGQFGDAVQLIHELNQTRDRGLYREVGKLTRELHSAIVDFHIDPTMPRAEEVSQITDATERLAYVVKLTEAAANRTMDLVENCTPLVNGLGQEAKALSADWGRFMRREVGAQEFRELAHRVDSFLTRSEAEQQIVSSNLTDILLAQDYQDLTGQVIKRVTQLVTDVERNLLKLVLMASQVDRFAGIEHDRDALRAENNAQKNPAKGEGPQIHADKRSDVVSGQDDVDDLLSSLGF, from the coding sequence ATGGAGCAGAAAGATTCAACAACGGGCGAGTTTGAGTCGACCCTCAAAAAACATGCTCACGAACTGGTCGAAAGCCTCGAAAAGGGCCAGTTTGGCGACGCCGTGCAATTGATTCATGAGCTCAACCAGACCCGAGATCGCGGCCTGTACCGGGAAGTCGGCAAGCTGACGCGCGAATTACACAGCGCAATAGTCGATTTTCATATTGATCCGACCATGCCGCGCGCCGAAGAAGTGTCGCAGATCACGGATGCCACTGAACGTTTGGCTTATGTTGTAAAGCTGACCGAAGCCGCCGCCAATCGAACCATGGATCTGGTCGAGAACTGTACGCCGCTGGTCAATGGTCTGGGTCAGGAAGCCAAAGCCTTGAGTGCTGACTGGGGGCGCTTCATGCGCCGTGAAGTCGGTGCACAAGAGTTCCGTGAGCTGGCCCATCGGGTTGACAGTTTTTTGACGCGAAGCGAAGCCGAGCAGCAGATTGTCTCCAGTAATCTGACTGACATTCTGCTGGCCCAGGATTACCAGGACCTCACGGGTCAGGTGATCAAGCGCGTCACGCAGTTGGTCACGGACGTTGAGCGCAATTTGCTCAAACTGGTGCTGATGGCCAGTCAGGTAGATCGTTTCGCCGGGATCGAACATGACCGCGATGCGCTGCGTGCTGAAAATAATGCGCAAAAAAACCCGGCTAAGGGTGAAGGTCCGCAGATTCATGCCGATAAGCGTAGTGACGTCGTATCCGGCCAGGATGATGTTGACGATTTGTTGTCCAGTTTAGGTTTCTAG